The following are encoded together in the Pungitius pungitius chromosome 7, fPunPun2.1, whole genome shotgun sequence genome:
- the lmx1a gene encoding LIM homeobox transcription factor 1-alpha, translating to MDQGAVCAGCHQLIRDRFLLRVTDGLWHEGCVRCAACGDALKSSCFLRGRKLYCKRDYADLFAVRCGGCAEAISPAELVMRAGSAVFHLRCFTCGVCSCRLQTGDRCVLREGQLLCAREDFHRSAASRTSSDTGRSDDEEEEEEVEEEEEESGRVTGRRVRSEDLESKRPKRPRTILTTQQRRTFKASFEVSSKPCRKVRETLAAETGLSVRVVQVWFQNQRAKMKKLARRQQQQQDQQQTQEQREHPSHHTAPSCGSLTSELEHLGSSYTHVQQQQQQQMALTTLEPQDYDMDPFRQGLTPPQMPGDHMHPYGFKGLYGAVDTDPLCHVADSDFLSLGDSSLLTPIDRLYSMQDSYFTS from the exons ATGGATCAGGGGGCAGTGTGTGCCGGATGCCACCAGCTGATCAGAGACCGATTCCTGCTCAGAGTCACTGACGGCCTTTGGCACGAGGGCTGCGTGCGGTGCGCGGCGTGCGGGGACGCGCTCAAGAGCTCCTGCTTCCTGCGGGGCCGCAAACTTTACTGCAAGCGGGACTACGCTGA TCTGTTTGCAGTGCGTTGTGGGGGCTGTGCCGAGGCCATCTCCCCCGCAGAACTGGTGATGCGTGCGGGGTCCGCTGTGTTCCACCTGCGCTGCTTCACCTGCGGAGTTTGTTCCTGCCGCCTGCAGACCGGAGACCGCTGCGTCCTCAGAGAGGGGCAGCTGCTGTGTGCCAGAGAGGACTTTCACCGGAGCGCGGCCAGCCGGACCTCCTCCGACACAG GGAGaagtgatgatgaagaagaggaggaggaggtggaggaggaggaggaggaatctgGCAGGGTTACAGGCAGACGAGTACGATCCGAAGACCTGGAGAGCAAGCGTCCCAAAAGGCCACGCACTATTCTGACAACTCAACAAAGACGGACCTTCAAAGCCTCCTTCGAGGTCTCATCGAAGCCCTGCCGAAAG GTAAGGGAGACCTTGGCAGCAGAGACTGGTCTGAGCGTCCGGGTTGTGCAGGTCTGGTTCCAGAACCAAAGAGCCAAA ATGAAGAAGCTGGCCAGgagacaacagcagcaacaggatCAACAGCAAACTCAGGAGCAGCGAGAGCATCCGTCACATCACACAG CACCCtcctgtggcagtttgacatcTGAGCTTGAACACCTGGGGTCCTCCTATACCCacgttcagcagcagcagcagcagcagatggcaCTCACCACACTGGAGCCGCAGGACTACGACATGGACCCCTTCAGACAGGGCCTGACCCCTCCTCAGATGCCCGGGGATCACATGCACCCCTACG GTTTTAAGGGTCTGTACGGCGCCGTGGACACAGACCCCCTGTGTCACGTGGCTGACAGCGACTTCCTGTCCCTGGGAGACTCTTCACTCCTCACCCCTATTGACCGCCTCTACTCCATGCAGGACTCTTACTTCACCTCCTGA
- the rxrgb gene encoding retinoic acid receptor RXR-gamma-B isoform X2, whose translation METKACDRHKSQVIEVVPVKQDSTGPMTHTHPPPMGGMVGHPSVISTSRPLTSPMSALGSSMNGLASPYPVITSSLGSASISLPSTPNMNFGPLGSPQMNSMNSVSSSEDVKPPPGLQNLGNINYQCTSPGGMSKHICSICGDRSSGKHYGVYSCEGCKGFFKRTVRKDLSYTCRDSKECLIDKRQRNRCQYCRYQKCLAMGMKREGVCAAVQEERQRGRERGESEVESTSSFNEEMPVDKILDAELAVEPKTETYSDGSPSNSTNDPVTNICQAADKQLFTLVEWAKRIPHFSELPLDDQVILLRAGWNELLIASFSHRSVTVKDGILLATGLHVHRNSAHSAGVGSIFDRVLTELVSKMKDMQMDKTELGCLRAIVLFNPDAKGLSNPPEVEGLREKVYASLESYTKQKYPDQPGRFAKLLLRLPALRSIGLKCLEHLFFFKLIGDTPIDTFLMEMLEAPHQIT comes from the exons ATGGAAACCAAAGCTTGCGACCGACACAAAAGTCAGGTGATCGAGGTTGTGCCGGTCAAGCAAG acTCCACGGGGCCGATGACCCACACCCATCCCCCTCCCATGGGAGGCATGGTCGGCCACCCGTCAGTCATCAGCACCTCCAGGCCCCTAACGTCGCCCATGTCCGCCTTGGGCTCTTCGATGAACGGCCTGGCGTCCCCGTACCCCGTCATCACGTCCTCCCTGGGCTCTGCTTCCATATCGCTGCCGTCCACGCCCAACATGAACTTTGGACCTCTCGGCAGCCCGCAG ATGAACTCCATGAACAGCGTCAGCAGCTCCGAGGACGTCAAGCCTCCGCCGGGCCTGCAGAACTTGGGGAACATCAACTACCAGTGTACGAGCCCCGGGGGAATGTCAAAGCACATCTGCTCCATATGCGGGGACCGCTCCTCAG GAAAGCACTACGGCGTGTACAGCTGCGAGGGGTGCAAAGGCTTCTTCAAGAGGACCGTGCGTAAGGATCTCTCCTACACGTGCCGGGACAGCAAGGAGTGCCTGATCGACAAGCGCCAGCGGAACCGGTGCCAATACTGCCGCTACCAGAAGTGCCTGGCCATGGGCATGAagagagaaggtgtgtgtgcag ccgtgcaggaggagagacagcGTGGAAGGGAGCGAGGGGAGAGCGAGGTGGAATCCACGAGCAGTTTCAACGAGGAAATGCCGGTGGACAAGATCCTGGACGCCGAGCTGGCCGTGGAGCCCAAAACGGAGACGTACAGCGACGGCAGCCCCAGCAACTCG ACCAACGACCCTGTCACCAATATCTGCCAAGCGGCCGACAAGCAGCTCTTCACCTTGGTGGAGTGGGCCAAAAGGATCCCACACTTCTCCGAGCTCCCCCTCGACGACCAGGTCATCCTCCTACGagcag GATGGAACGAACTCCTCATCGCCTCGTTCTCGCACCGCTCGGTCACGGTGAAAGACGGCATCCTGTTGGCGACGGGCCTCCACGTCCACAGAAACAGCGCCCACAGCGCTGGCGTGGGCTCCATCTTCGATAG AGTTCTGACCGAGTTGGTGTCCAAGATGAAAGACATGCAGATGGATAAGACGGAGCTGGGCTGCCTGCGAGCCATCGTCCTCTTCAACCCAG aCGCAAAAGGTCTTTCAAACCCACCGGAGGTCGAGGGGCTGAGGGAAAAAGTTTACGCCTCTTTGGAGTCGTACACAAAACAGAAATACCCGGACCAGCCTGGCAG GTTTGCCAAGCTGCTGCTCCGCCTGCCCGCCCTGCGCTCCATCGGCCTCAAGTGTCTGGAGCATCTGTTCTTCTTCAAGCTCATCGGGGACACGCCTATCGACACCTTCCTGATGGAGATGCTGGAGGCTCCGCATCAGATCACATGA
- the rxrgb gene encoding retinoic acid receptor RXR-gamma-B isoform X5, with translation MHSDSTGPMTHTHPPPMGGMVGHPSVISTSRPLTSPMSALGSSMNGLASPYPVITSSLGSASISLPSTPNMNFGPLGSPQMNSMNSVSSSEDVKPPPGLQNLGNINYQCTSPGGMSKHICSICGDRSSGKHYGVYSCEGCKGFFKRTVRKDLSYTCRDSKECLIDKRQRNRCQYCRYQKCLAMGMKREGVCAAVQEERQRGRERGESEVESTSSFNEEMPVDKILDAELAVEPKTETYSDGSPSNSTNDPVTNICQAADKQLFTLVEWAKRIPHFSELPLDDQVILLRAGWNELLIASFSHRSVTVKDGILLATGLHVHRNSAHSAGVGSIFDRVLTELVSKMKDMQMDKTELGCLRAIVLFNPDAKGLSNPPEVEGLREKVYASLESYTKQKYPDQPGRFAKLLLRLPALRSIGLKCLEHLFFFKLIGDTPIDTFLMEMLEAPHQIT, from the exons ATGCACTCTG acTCCACGGGGCCGATGACCCACACCCATCCCCCTCCCATGGGAGGCATGGTCGGCCACCCGTCAGTCATCAGCACCTCCAGGCCCCTAACGTCGCCCATGTCCGCCTTGGGCTCTTCGATGAACGGCCTGGCGTCCCCGTACCCCGTCATCACGTCCTCCCTGGGCTCTGCTTCCATATCGCTGCCGTCCACGCCCAACATGAACTTTGGACCTCTCGGCAGCCCGCAG ATGAACTCCATGAACAGCGTCAGCAGCTCCGAGGACGTCAAGCCTCCGCCGGGCCTGCAGAACTTGGGGAACATCAACTACCAGTGTACGAGCCCCGGGGGAATGTCAAAGCACATCTGCTCCATATGCGGGGACCGCTCCTCAG GAAAGCACTACGGCGTGTACAGCTGCGAGGGGTGCAAAGGCTTCTTCAAGAGGACCGTGCGTAAGGATCTCTCCTACACGTGCCGGGACAGCAAGGAGTGCCTGATCGACAAGCGCCAGCGGAACCGGTGCCAATACTGCCGCTACCAGAAGTGCCTGGCCATGGGCATGAagagagaaggtgtgtgtgcag ccgtgcaggaggagagacagcGTGGAAGGGAGCGAGGGGAGAGCGAGGTGGAATCCACGAGCAGTTTCAACGAGGAAATGCCGGTGGACAAGATCCTGGACGCCGAGCTGGCCGTGGAGCCCAAAACGGAGACGTACAGCGACGGCAGCCCCAGCAACTCG ACCAACGACCCTGTCACCAATATCTGCCAAGCGGCCGACAAGCAGCTCTTCACCTTGGTGGAGTGGGCCAAAAGGATCCCACACTTCTCCGAGCTCCCCCTCGACGACCAGGTCATCCTCCTACGagcag GATGGAACGAACTCCTCATCGCCTCGTTCTCGCACCGCTCGGTCACGGTGAAAGACGGCATCCTGTTGGCGACGGGCCTCCACGTCCACAGAAACAGCGCCCACAGCGCTGGCGTGGGCTCCATCTTCGATAG AGTTCTGACCGAGTTGGTGTCCAAGATGAAAGACATGCAGATGGATAAGACGGAGCTGGGCTGCCTGCGAGCCATCGTCCTCTTCAACCCAG aCGCAAAAGGTCTTTCAAACCCACCGGAGGTCGAGGGGCTGAGGGAAAAAGTTTACGCCTCTTTGGAGTCGTACACAAAACAGAAATACCCGGACCAGCCTGGCAG GTTTGCCAAGCTGCTGCTCCGCCTGCCCGCCCTGCGCTCCATCGGCCTCAAGTGTCTGGAGCATCTGTTCTTCTTCAAGCTCATCGGGGACACGCCTATCGACACCTTCCTGATGGAGATGCTGGAGGCTCCGCATCAGATCACATGA
- the rxrgb gene encoding retinoic acid receptor RXR-gamma-B isoform X4, whose protein sequence is MDSSDPYLHLNSTGPMTHTHPPPMGGMVGHPSVISTSRPLTSPMSALGSSMNGLASPYPVITSSLGSASISLPSTPNMNFGPLGSPQMNSMNSVSSSEDVKPPPGLQNLGNINYQCTSPGGMSKHICSICGDRSSGKHYGVYSCEGCKGFFKRTVRKDLSYTCRDSKECLIDKRQRNRCQYCRYQKCLAMGMKREGVCAAVQEERQRGRERGESEVESTSSFNEEMPVDKILDAELAVEPKTETYSDGSPSNSTNDPVTNICQAADKQLFTLVEWAKRIPHFSELPLDDQVILLRAGWNELLIASFSHRSVTVKDGILLATGLHVHRNSAHSAGVGSIFDRVLTELVSKMKDMQMDKTELGCLRAIVLFNPDAKGLSNPPEVEGLREKVYASLESYTKQKYPDQPGRFAKLLLRLPALRSIGLKCLEHLFFFKLIGDTPIDTFLMEMLEAPHQIT, encoded by the exons ATGGACAGTAGTGATCCGTACTTACACCTCa acTCCACGGGGCCGATGACCCACACCCATCCCCCTCCCATGGGAGGCATGGTCGGCCACCCGTCAGTCATCAGCACCTCCAGGCCCCTAACGTCGCCCATGTCCGCCTTGGGCTCTTCGATGAACGGCCTGGCGTCCCCGTACCCCGTCATCACGTCCTCCCTGGGCTCTGCTTCCATATCGCTGCCGTCCACGCCCAACATGAACTTTGGACCTCTCGGCAGCCCGCAG ATGAACTCCATGAACAGCGTCAGCAGCTCCGAGGACGTCAAGCCTCCGCCGGGCCTGCAGAACTTGGGGAACATCAACTACCAGTGTACGAGCCCCGGGGGAATGTCAAAGCACATCTGCTCCATATGCGGGGACCGCTCCTCAG GAAAGCACTACGGCGTGTACAGCTGCGAGGGGTGCAAAGGCTTCTTCAAGAGGACCGTGCGTAAGGATCTCTCCTACACGTGCCGGGACAGCAAGGAGTGCCTGATCGACAAGCGCCAGCGGAACCGGTGCCAATACTGCCGCTACCAGAAGTGCCTGGCCATGGGCATGAagagagaaggtgtgtgtgcag ccgtgcaggaggagagacagcGTGGAAGGGAGCGAGGGGAGAGCGAGGTGGAATCCACGAGCAGTTTCAACGAGGAAATGCCGGTGGACAAGATCCTGGACGCCGAGCTGGCCGTGGAGCCCAAAACGGAGACGTACAGCGACGGCAGCCCCAGCAACTCG ACCAACGACCCTGTCACCAATATCTGCCAAGCGGCCGACAAGCAGCTCTTCACCTTGGTGGAGTGGGCCAAAAGGATCCCACACTTCTCCGAGCTCCCCCTCGACGACCAGGTCATCCTCCTACGagcag GATGGAACGAACTCCTCATCGCCTCGTTCTCGCACCGCTCGGTCACGGTGAAAGACGGCATCCTGTTGGCGACGGGCCTCCACGTCCACAGAAACAGCGCCCACAGCGCTGGCGTGGGCTCCATCTTCGATAG AGTTCTGACCGAGTTGGTGTCCAAGATGAAAGACATGCAGATGGATAAGACGGAGCTGGGCTGCCTGCGAGCCATCGTCCTCTTCAACCCAG aCGCAAAAGGTCTTTCAAACCCACCGGAGGTCGAGGGGCTGAGGGAAAAAGTTTACGCCTCTTTGGAGTCGTACACAAAACAGAAATACCCGGACCAGCCTGGCAG GTTTGCCAAGCTGCTGCTCCGCCTGCCCGCCCTGCGCTCCATCGGCCTCAAGTGTCTGGAGCATCTGTTCTTCTTCAAGCTCATCGGGGACACGCCTATCGACACCTTCCTGATGGAGATGCTGGAGGCTCCGCATCAGATCACATGA
- the rxrgb gene encoding retinoic acid receptor RXR-gamma-B isoform X6 — MTHTHPPPMGGMVGHPSVISTSRPLTSPMSALGSSMNGLASPYPVITSSLGSASISLPSTPNMNFGPLGSPQMNSMNSVSSSEDVKPPPGLQNLGNINYQCTSPGGMSKHICSICGDRSSGKHYGVYSCEGCKGFFKRTVRKDLSYTCRDSKECLIDKRQRNRCQYCRYQKCLAMGMKREGVCAAVQEERQRGRERGESEVESTSSFNEEMPVDKILDAELAVEPKTETYSDGSPSNSTNDPVTNICQAADKQLFTLVEWAKRIPHFSELPLDDQVILLRAGWNELLIASFSHRSVTVKDGILLATGLHVHRNSAHSAGVGSIFDRVLTELVSKMKDMQMDKTELGCLRAIVLFNPDAKGLSNPPEVEGLREKVYASLESYTKQKYPDQPGRFAKLLLRLPALRSIGLKCLEHLFFFKLIGDTPIDTFLMEMLEAPHQIT; from the exons ATGACCCACACCCATCCCCCTCCCATGGGAGGCATGGTCGGCCACCCGTCAGTCATCAGCACCTCCAGGCCCCTAACGTCGCCCATGTCCGCCTTGGGCTCTTCGATGAACGGCCTGGCGTCCCCGTACCCCGTCATCACGTCCTCCCTGGGCTCTGCTTCCATATCGCTGCCGTCCACGCCCAACATGAACTTTGGACCTCTCGGCAGCCCGCAG ATGAACTCCATGAACAGCGTCAGCAGCTCCGAGGACGTCAAGCCTCCGCCGGGCCTGCAGAACTTGGGGAACATCAACTACCAGTGTACGAGCCCCGGGGGAATGTCAAAGCACATCTGCTCCATATGCGGGGACCGCTCCTCAG GAAAGCACTACGGCGTGTACAGCTGCGAGGGGTGCAAAGGCTTCTTCAAGAGGACCGTGCGTAAGGATCTCTCCTACACGTGCCGGGACAGCAAGGAGTGCCTGATCGACAAGCGCCAGCGGAACCGGTGCCAATACTGCCGCTACCAGAAGTGCCTGGCCATGGGCATGAagagagaaggtgtgtgtgcag ccgtgcaggaggagagacagcGTGGAAGGGAGCGAGGGGAGAGCGAGGTGGAATCCACGAGCAGTTTCAACGAGGAAATGCCGGTGGACAAGATCCTGGACGCCGAGCTGGCCGTGGAGCCCAAAACGGAGACGTACAGCGACGGCAGCCCCAGCAACTCG ACCAACGACCCTGTCACCAATATCTGCCAAGCGGCCGACAAGCAGCTCTTCACCTTGGTGGAGTGGGCCAAAAGGATCCCACACTTCTCCGAGCTCCCCCTCGACGACCAGGTCATCCTCCTACGagcag GATGGAACGAACTCCTCATCGCCTCGTTCTCGCACCGCTCGGTCACGGTGAAAGACGGCATCCTGTTGGCGACGGGCCTCCACGTCCACAGAAACAGCGCCCACAGCGCTGGCGTGGGCTCCATCTTCGATAG AGTTCTGACCGAGTTGGTGTCCAAGATGAAAGACATGCAGATGGATAAGACGGAGCTGGGCTGCCTGCGAGCCATCGTCCTCTTCAACCCAG aCGCAAAAGGTCTTTCAAACCCACCGGAGGTCGAGGGGCTGAGGGAAAAAGTTTACGCCTCTTTGGAGTCGTACACAAAACAGAAATACCCGGACCAGCCTGGCAG GTTTGCCAAGCTGCTGCTCCGCCTGCCCGCCCTGCGCTCCATCGGCCTCAAGTGTCTGGAGCATCTGTTCTTCTTCAAGCTCATCGGGGACACGCCTATCGACACCTTCCTGATGGAGATGCTGGAGGCTCCGCATCAGATCACATGA
- the rxrgb gene encoding retinoic acid receptor RXR-gamma-B isoform X1 produces MWHPAASPATGGGPAKEIAGHGHYSTGPMTHTHPPPMGGMVGHPSVISTSRPLTSPMSALGSSMNGLASPYPVITSSLGSASISLPSTPNMNFGPLGSPQMNSMNSVSSSEDVKPPPGLQNLGNINYQCTSPGGMSKHICSICGDRSSGKHYGVYSCEGCKGFFKRTVRKDLSYTCRDSKECLIDKRQRNRCQYCRYQKCLAMGMKREGVCAAVQEERQRGRERGESEVESTSSFNEEMPVDKILDAELAVEPKTETYSDGSPSNSTNDPVTNICQAADKQLFTLVEWAKRIPHFSELPLDDQVILLRAGWNELLIASFSHRSVTVKDGILLATGLHVHRNSAHSAGVGSIFDRVLTELVSKMKDMQMDKTELGCLRAIVLFNPDAKGLSNPPEVEGLREKVYASLESYTKQKYPDQPGRFAKLLLRLPALRSIGLKCLEHLFFFKLIGDTPIDTFLMEMLEAPHQIT; encoded by the exons ATGTGGCACCCCGCGGCATCCCCTGCAACCGGGGGCGGCCCCGCCAAGGAGATCGCAGGTCATGGCCACT acTCCACGGGGCCGATGACCCACACCCATCCCCCTCCCATGGGAGGCATGGTCGGCCACCCGTCAGTCATCAGCACCTCCAGGCCCCTAACGTCGCCCATGTCCGCCTTGGGCTCTTCGATGAACGGCCTGGCGTCCCCGTACCCCGTCATCACGTCCTCCCTGGGCTCTGCTTCCATATCGCTGCCGTCCACGCCCAACATGAACTTTGGACCTCTCGGCAGCCCGCAG ATGAACTCCATGAACAGCGTCAGCAGCTCCGAGGACGTCAAGCCTCCGCCGGGCCTGCAGAACTTGGGGAACATCAACTACCAGTGTACGAGCCCCGGGGGAATGTCAAAGCACATCTGCTCCATATGCGGGGACCGCTCCTCAG GAAAGCACTACGGCGTGTACAGCTGCGAGGGGTGCAAAGGCTTCTTCAAGAGGACCGTGCGTAAGGATCTCTCCTACACGTGCCGGGACAGCAAGGAGTGCCTGATCGACAAGCGCCAGCGGAACCGGTGCCAATACTGCCGCTACCAGAAGTGCCTGGCCATGGGCATGAagagagaaggtgtgtgtgcag ccgtgcaggaggagagacagcGTGGAAGGGAGCGAGGGGAGAGCGAGGTGGAATCCACGAGCAGTTTCAACGAGGAAATGCCGGTGGACAAGATCCTGGACGCCGAGCTGGCCGTGGAGCCCAAAACGGAGACGTACAGCGACGGCAGCCCCAGCAACTCG ACCAACGACCCTGTCACCAATATCTGCCAAGCGGCCGACAAGCAGCTCTTCACCTTGGTGGAGTGGGCCAAAAGGATCCCACACTTCTCCGAGCTCCCCCTCGACGACCAGGTCATCCTCCTACGagcag GATGGAACGAACTCCTCATCGCCTCGTTCTCGCACCGCTCGGTCACGGTGAAAGACGGCATCCTGTTGGCGACGGGCCTCCACGTCCACAGAAACAGCGCCCACAGCGCTGGCGTGGGCTCCATCTTCGATAG AGTTCTGACCGAGTTGGTGTCCAAGATGAAAGACATGCAGATGGATAAGACGGAGCTGGGCTGCCTGCGAGCCATCGTCCTCTTCAACCCAG aCGCAAAAGGTCTTTCAAACCCACCGGAGGTCGAGGGGCTGAGGGAAAAAGTTTACGCCTCTTTGGAGTCGTACACAAAACAGAAATACCCGGACCAGCCTGGCAG GTTTGCCAAGCTGCTGCTCCGCCTGCCCGCCCTGCGCTCCATCGGCCTCAAGTGTCTGGAGCATCTGTTCTTCTTCAAGCTCATCGGGGACACGCCTATCGACACCTTCCTGATGGAGATGCTGGAGGCTCCGCATCAGATCACATGA
- the rxrgb gene encoding retinoic acid receptor RXR-gamma-B isoform X3: MWHPAASPATGGGPAKEIAGHGHYSTGPMTHTHPPPMGGMVGHPSVISTSRPLTSPMSALGSSMNGLASPYPVITSSLGSASISLPSTPNMNFGPLGSPQMNSMNSVSSSEDVKPPPGLQNLGNINYQCTSPGGMSKHICSICGDRSSGKHYGVYSCEGCKGFFKRTVRKDLSYTCRDSKECLIDKRQRNRCQYCRYQKCLAMGMKREAVQEERQRGRERGESEVESTSSFNEEMPVDKILDAELAVEPKTETYSDGSPSNSTNDPVTNICQAADKQLFTLVEWAKRIPHFSELPLDDQVILLRAGWNELLIASFSHRSVTVKDGILLATGLHVHRNSAHSAGVGSIFDRVLTELVSKMKDMQMDKTELGCLRAIVLFNPDAKGLSNPPEVEGLREKVYASLESYTKQKYPDQPGRFAKLLLRLPALRSIGLKCLEHLFFFKLIGDTPIDTFLMEMLEAPHQIT; this comes from the exons ATGTGGCACCCCGCGGCATCCCCTGCAACCGGGGGCGGCCCCGCCAAGGAGATCGCAGGTCATGGCCACT acTCCACGGGGCCGATGACCCACACCCATCCCCCTCCCATGGGAGGCATGGTCGGCCACCCGTCAGTCATCAGCACCTCCAGGCCCCTAACGTCGCCCATGTCCGCCTTGGGCTCTTCGATGAACGGCCTGGCGTCCCCGTACCCCGTCATCACGTCCTCCCTGGGCTCTGCTTCCATATCGCTGCCGTCCACGCCCAACATGAACTTTGGACCTCTCGGCAGCCCGCAG ATGAACTCCATGAACAGCGTCAGCAGCTCCGAGGACGTCAAGCCTCCGCCGGGCCTGCAGAACTTGGGGAACATCAACTACCAGTGTACGAGCCCCGGGGGAATGTCAAAGCACATCTGCTCCATATGCGGGGACCGCTCCTCAG GAAAGCACTACGGCGTGTACAGCTGCGAGGGGTGCAAAGGCTTCTTCAAGAGGACCGTGCGTAAGGATCTCTCCTACACGTGCCGGGACAGCAAGGAGTGCCTGATCGACAAGCGCCAGCGGAACCGGTGCCAATACTGCCGCTACCAGAAGTGCCTGGCCATGGGCATGAagagagaag ccgtgcaggaggagagacagcGTGGAAGGGAGCGAGGGGAGAGCGAGGTGGAATCCACGAGCAGTTTCAACGAGGAAATGCCGGTGGACAAGATCCTGGACGCCGAGCTGGCCGTGGAGCCCAAAACGGAGACGTACAGCGACGGCAGCCCCAGCAACTCG ACCAACGACCCTGTCACCAATATCTGCCAAGCGGCCGACAAGCAGCTCTTCACCTTGGTGGAGTGGGCCAAAAGGATCCCACACTTCTCCGAGCTCCCCCTCGACGACCAGGTCATCCTCCTACGagcag GATGGAACGAACTCCTCATCGCCTCGTTCTCGCACCGCTCGGTCACGGTGAAAGACGGCATCCTGTTGGCGACGGGCCTCCACGTCCACAGAAACAGCGCCCACAGCGCTGGCGTGGGCTCCATCTTCGATAG AGTTCTGACCGAGTTGGTGTCCAAGATGAAAGACATGCAGATGGATAAGACGGAGCTGGGCTGCCTGCGAGCCATCGTCCTCTTCAACCCAG aCGCAAAAGGTCTTTCAAACCCACCGGAGGTCGAGGGGCTGAGGGAAAAAGTTTACGCCTCTTTGGAGTCGTACACAAAACAGAAATACCCGGACCAGCCTGGCAG GTTTGCCAAGCTGCTGCTCCGCCTGCCCGCCCTGCGCTCCATCGGCCTCAAGTGTCTGGAGCATCTGTTCTTCTTCAAGCTCATCGGGGACACGCCTATCGACACCTTCCTGATGGAGATGCTGGAGGCTCCGCATCAGATCACATGA